The region AGCGGTTCTATGGGCTGGATGTGGACTGGCAGCGAGAAGTCTGTGTGACCTCGGGAGCAACAGAAGCCATTTCCGACTGTATCAATGCCCTGGTCGAGCCGGGCGATGAAGTGGTGCTGATTGAGCCGCTCTATGATTGCTATCTGCCGCTGGTGGAGCACGCAGGCGGCATTGTCAAAAGCGTCCGGATCACGCCTCCCGACTGGACGCTTGATCTTGGCGCGCTGGAAGCGGCCTTTTCCGAGAAGACCAAACTGCTGTTGCTGAACAGCCCGCATAATCCGGCGGGCAAGGTTTTCTCACAAACCGAGCTGCAGGCCATTGCCGATCTGCTGCTGAAATATGATGCTTATGCTGTCTGTGATGAGGTCTATGAACATCTGACCTTTGACGGACGACGTCATATCCCGTTGATGACACTGGACGGCATGCGCGACCGGGTGGCACGGATCGGTTCAGCTGGCAAAACGTTCTCGCTCACCGGCTGGAAGATTGGCTATATCACCGCCGCGCCGAACCTTCTTGACCCGATTGCCAAAGCCCATCAGTTCTGCACCTTCACCACACCGCCAAACCTTCAGAAGGCTGTGGCCTACGGGCTGAACAAAGGTGATGACTACTTCACGGGCTTCACCGAAGGGATGCAGGCCCAGCGCGATCATCTGGCCAAAGGGCTTGCGGATATCGGCTTCGAGGTGGCCCCCTGTGAAGGAACCTATTTCATTACGGTTGATGCCCGGTCTGTGGGGCTTGACGGAACGGATGTGGACCTGTGCCGGGACATGACCGTTGAGGGAGGAGTGACGGCTGTTCCGGTTTCCGCCTTCTATCGTTCGGATGCGCCGACCCATTTCCTGCGCTTTTGCTTCTGCAAGCAGACGGATTTTCTGGATAGTGGTCTGGAACGGCTGGCCGCCTGGGTCAGGATGCGGAGAGGTTGATCATGAGCACAGAACAGCTTGAAGCACGGATCGACAGTCTGGAAATCACCATTGCCGATCAGCAGAAAACCATCGACGATCTCAACGAGATGGTCACCCGTCAATGGGACACACTGAAACAGTTTGAGCGGGAAATCCTGAAACTGTCCGGTCAGATAGAACTGCTGGAAGAAGCCAGCCCGGCACCTGAAAACCAGAAACCGCCCCATTATTGAGCGGAAAAAAGAAGAGGCAGCGCGGAGGTGCTGCCTCTTCTCAGTCGCGGAGTGAAAGCTCAAGGCCTAGGCATGAAGCTCCTGGCTGATCCGAGTACCATCGGATGCCGTTCCGCTTTGATTGCTGATCGGTGAGGCGGACGGGTCAGACTTAAGAGATTTGTACAACCCTGTGGCCATGGCAAGGATCACAAATGATATCGGGAACGCAGCAGCAATGGATGCTGTTTGCAGCGCTCCGAGACCACCGGCGACCAGAAGAACAATGGCGGTCGCACCGATACCGAAACCCCAGATAATCCGGAACTTCTTAGGTGGATTGTCGTCACCCATGGACAGCATGGTGGTGATAACCAGCGTGCCGGAATCAGCCGATGTTACGAACCATGATACAAGCAGGAGCGTAGCAAGCGCTGAAAGAGGCCAGGCTGTCCACCCGAGGTCTCCCATCCAGGATGTCGCTCCCAGATTGCCTATTGTGCCATAGAGAGCAGAAGGCAGGTCCCAGTTGCGAACCGTTGTGATAATGCCCGCTCCGCCGTCTGCAGCAGGACCACCCGCCATGTTCATCTCTTGCCAGATCGCGTTGCCGCCAAACATGCAGAGCCAGAAGAAGGCAATGGCCGTTGGTACAAACAGAACGCCGACCATGAATTCACGAATGGTTCGTCCGCGAGAGATACGGGCAATGAACATGCCGACCATCGGAGCCCAGGCAATCCACCAGCCCCAGTAGAAAATCGTCCAGCCACCCTGCCATGAGATGTGTTCTTCGGTGCTGGCTGTCCAGAAGCCCATCGGGATGAAGTTCCACAGATAGTCACCAATTGTGGTGACATAGAAACCGAGGAGCCATTTGAACGGACCTATGAGAACAAAGGCGGCCAGCAGAATCATGGACAGCCAGATGTTCCACTCGGAAATCATCCTGATGCCCTTACCAACGCCGGAAACCGTAGAGATGGTGGCGATAAGGGTAACGACGATGATCAGAATAACCTTGGTGAAGGTTCCGGGGTCAATTCCGAACAGGACGTTCAGACCGGTTGCTATCTGGCTTGAACCAAGACCGAGCGATGTGGCGATACCGAAAACAGAGCCAAACACGGCGAGAAGGTCAACCGTATGACCCCATGGACCATAAATGCGCTCACCAATCAGCGGATAAAGCGCTGACCGCATGGTCAATGGCAGTTTCTTTCGGAAGCCGAAATAGGCAAGGCAGAGCCCAACGATCACATAAAGGGCCCATCCATGGAAACCCCAGTGGAAATATGTGACCCGCATGGCATCAATGGCTCGCTGCATGTCCATTGCGCTATGGCCCGCAAGTTCAGCATGCGGGTTGTTCGGATAACCAAAGGCCCCTGAATTGTCGAAGTAGAAAATTGGCTCGGCAACACCGAAGAACAGGATGCCGATGCCGATCCCTGCCGAGAACAGCATTGCAAACCAGCTGAAATTGCTGAACTCGGGTCTCGCATCATCGTCGCCTAGACGCAGGTTGCCGAACTTCGAGAACATCAGGAAAAAGCAAAAGAGCATAATGCCTGCAAGAACCGTGATGTAATACCAGCTGAGGCCGTTCTCAATCCAGCTGCGTACAGACTTGTAGAGCCCGCCTGCGAATTCAACATTCAGAACGGTGAAGATGACAAATGCCGCGATCATGGCCTTTGAGGCAATGCCCATGCCGGGATGCAGCCCGGTAAAAAAGCCTTTTTGGGCGACAAGGTGATTGTTAGGATTTGTATCAGACAACGATGTCTCCTCCATCAGATGCCCAGGGGGCAAATTTCAGGCAATCAACACAAAGGTCCTTCTTTCCGGAACATTGAAAAATGCCGGATTGCCTGTTCTGTAAGATTTTTGATGCCGTCTTCAGTCTTCAGACCGGCCAGCCTGATGATCACTGGTTGAGCCAGAGACCTTCGCAGCGGATGATCTGCAGCAGCAAGTTGCGCTAGGATCAAGCAGATTGAATTGCAGTTTTCGACAATAAGTCCGCATTATACGACGGATAAGTACAAAATCAGGTCGATAATTTCGTTTCCTGTTGCCGTTGTAAAGAGATGGGTTCCGTAACGGTACTTTCTCGATTCGGAAGAGTGAATGATCTAAACAAGTGGTATCGACTCATCTTTCTCCCCATCTTATGGGGGAGCAGAATGCGACGAAAGGGAAACAGTCATGACGGCCTGTATTGTCGGTTGGGGACACACACCATTCGGGAAACATCAGGACAAGACGGTTGAAAGTCTGATCGTCGAAGCGGCAACAGCGGCTATTGCGGATGCCGGAATTGAGCCGAAAGATGTGGACGAGATTATCCTCGGTCATTTCAATGCCGGGTTCTCGGCTCAGGATTTTACGGCAAGCCTTGTCCTTCAGGCATCCGACGACTTCCGCTTTAAGCCAGCGTTGAGAGTTGAAAACGCCTGCGCGACTGGCTCGGCAGCTGTCCATCAGGGCATCAAGACACTCGCCGCCGGGCAGGCGCGGATTGTGCTTGTGGTGGGGGTCGAACAGATGACCACAACGCCCCCCGCAGATATCGGCAACAACCTGCTGAAGGCGTCCTATCTGCCGGAAGACGGGGACACGCCTGCGGGCTTTGCCGGGGTTTTCGGGATGATCGCCGACAAGTACTTCCAGAGATATGGTGATCAGTCTGATGCTTTGGCAGGAATCGCCGCAAAGAACCACAGAAATGGTGTTTCCAACCCTTATGCCCAGTTGCGCAAAGATCTGGGGTTTGAGTTCTGTCGGGCTGAATCAGACAAGAACCCGTTTGTGGCGGGGCCGTTGAAGCGGACGGATTGTTCGCTTGTCTCAGATGGCGCTGCTGCGATTGTGCTTGCAGATACGGCCACAGCCCTGTCCTTCGACAAGGCGGTGGCTTTCCGTTCTCAGGCCCACGTGTCAGATTTCCTGCCGATGTCGAAGCGAGATATTCTGGACTTTGACGGGTGCTCGGTCGCCTGGTCGCGGGCGCTGGAAGCTGCCCGGCTGACCCTTGACGACCTGTCCTTTGTGGAAACCCACGACTGTTTCACCATCGCTGAACTGATTGAATATGAGGCCATGGGGCTGGCACCAAAGGGCGAGGGTGCCCGCGTAGTTGCAGACGGGACTACACAGATGGACGGCAAGCTTCCGGTCAATCCATCAGGTGGCCTGAAGGCAAAAGGTCACCCCATCGGTGCAACCGGTGTGTCCATGCATGCTCTGACGGCCATGCAGTTGACTGGCAGGGCAGGGGACATGCAGGTCAGCAATCCGAAGCTTGGCGGCATCTTCAATATGGGCGGAGCAGCCGTTGCCAATTATGTGTCGATCCTTGAGCCCATCAAATAGATGAGTGGCATTTTTCCTGTCGCACAGCTGGGCGCTGGCCAGCTGTCACTTGTGATCAGGCCAGAGCCTCATCGGGTGCCCGAGACAGTGTCCGGCTGGGTAACGCATGGCATCACATCGGTCATTTCCATGCTGGAGCATGAAGAAGCCTGCGAGCTGGGCCTTTTGGATGAAGAAGCGGTTTGCCTGGAACGCGGCCTGTCTTTCACCTCTTTTCCAATTCCTGATTTTACCGTCCCGGATGACATGAGCCGCTGTCGAACTCTCGCGGAAACACTGGCGCAGTCGGCGCGGCAGGGCGACCATTTGGCGTTTCATTGCCGGGGAACCATCGGACGGTCTCCGATGATGCTCGCAAGTCTGTTGGTCATTGATAATCGGGAACCCGGAGCCATCTGGTCAATGATCCGGAACGCCAGAGGTGTTGAGGTGCCGGACACGAGGGAGCAGGAAGACTGGCTCTATCGGTTTGCCGACCAGCTCAAGACCAGTTAGGGGGCATCCCGGTCAGGACGCATTTGCTCTTTCTGCCAGTGATCCTGCTTTTGTCGGTTGCTGGAATGGCAGTTCCGTGCCGATCCGGCCAAAGCCTGGAAGCTTGATTGCCGGATAACGGATATCAACACCCGCCACAGCCCCGGCCATATGGACTTCAAGACCTTCAGCCCATCCCAGCGACAGACCGAAGTAACCGCCCAGTGACAGCCGGATGCCGGTATCGCTGGGTGTGGGCGAGAATTCAAAAGCGCGAGGAGAGAAGTCCTTGCCGAAAGCGGTTGGCGGCAGGGCTGCATCAAGGCCGGGTGTATGGGCTATCACATAGGAAACGAACGTGTTCGAGTTGGGGCCGGGCCAGACAGTATAATCGCCCCGCTCACTGTGAGGGTAAGAGCGGATGGCATTGCGGATGGCCGGAATAAGAGCTTCGGCTTCCGCCCCATAGACCGCATGGATCAGACGCGGCTGGTTGCTGTACCAGCGCCCGTCTGCCGCATAGGCGTTGCGTCTTACGGGGCGCCCCCAGCCAACCACGTCATACCGTTCATAACGATTCGCAGCCCTGTCTTTGATAACCAGCCAGGTGTGGTCGGCAAAGATGCCACGCCAGCGCCCGGTCCGTGCCGCATAGATCTGCACAAGCGCCTTATCAAATGTGGACGCCTCTGGTAACTGTCCGGTGCTTGACCAGTCAGCGGCGTGCCAGCTTTGCGGTTGCTCCTGTGTGACCCACAAGGCAGCATGAAGCGACAGGGGCAACAGCCATATGACGAACAGGGCAGCAAGGGTTATCTTGAGCAGTCGAAGGATCATGATTGGTTCAGAATAGAGAAGAAGCCCGCAACAATCAGGCCCCTGAATGGAGGCAAAACCATGGCAGATGGTCGACCGTGTCTCCTGATCTCGGACTTTGCTGATAAAAGTCAGGGGAAAGGCCGTTGACCTCTCCGGCATATTGAGCCACCGTCTGGCGCCTACAGCGTGCTTCTGAAAAGTTGGCAGGCTTTTCAGATAAAAGCTCGCGCAGAAACAAACTCTCAAAACGTGCTTCTGAAAAGTTGATAGACTTTTCGGATAAGAGTGCGCGCAGAAACAGTGTCTCAGAGCTAAAACGAATGAACACTGTTCTGAGAAACGACAGCTAGACGATGCAGTGAAGGACG is a window of Coralliovum pocilloporae DNA encoding:
- a CDS encoding aminotransferase, with translation MKPTSSTYTGMPTTVFEVMSGLAREHGSINLGQGFPDTDGPEDIRRVAADALMEGPNQYPPMVGIPELRQAVAAANKRFYGLDVDWQREVCVTSGATEAISDCINALVEPGDEVVLIEPLYDCYLPLVEHAGGIVKSVRITPPDWTLDLGALEAAFSEKTKLLLLNSPHNPAGKVFSQTELQAIADLLLKYDAYAVCDEVYEHLTFDGRRHIPLMTLDGMRDRVARIGSAGKTFSLTGWKIGYITAAPNLLDPIAKAHQFCTFTTPPNLQKAVAYGLNKGDDYFTGFTEGMQAQRDHLAKGLADIGFEVAPCEGTYFITVDARSVGLDGTDVDLCRDMTVEGGVTAVPVSAFYRSDAPTHFLRFCFCKQTDFLDSGLERLAAWVRMRRG
- a CDS encoding SlyX family protein, with translation MSTEQLEARIDSLEITIADQQKTIDDLNEMVTRQWDTLKQFEREILKLSGQIELLEEASPAPENQKPPHY
- a CDS encoding BCCT family transporter, yielding MSDTNPNNHLVAQKGFFTGLHPGMGIASKAMIAAFVIFTVLNVEFAGGLYKSVRSWIENGLSWYYITVLAGIMLFCFFLMFSKFGNLRLGDDDARPEFSNFSWFAMLFSAGIGIGILFFGVAEPIFYFDNSGAFGYPNNPHAELAGHSAMDMQRAIDAMRVTYFHWGFHGWALYVIVGLCLAYFGFRKKLPLTMRSALYPLIGERIYGPWGHTVDLLAVFGSVFGIATSLGLGSSQIATGLNVLFGIDPGTFTKVILIIVVTLIATISTVSGVGKGIRMISEWNIWLSMILLAAFVLIGPFKWLLGFYVTTIGDYLWNFIPMGFWTASTEEHISWQGGWTIFYWGWWIAWAPMVGMFIARISRGRTIREFMVGVLFVPTAIAFFWLCMFGGNAIWQEMNMAGGPAADGGAGIITTVRNWDLPSALYGTIGNLGATSWMGDLGWTAWPLSALATLLLVSWFVTSADSGTLVITTMLSMGDDNPPKKFRIIWGFGIGATAIVLLVAGGLGALQTASIAAAFPISFVILAMATGLYKSLKSDPSASPISNQSGTASDGTRISQELHA
- a CDS encoding acetyl-CoA acetyltransferase; translation: MTACIVGWGHTPFGKHQDKTVESLIVEAATAAIADAGIEPKDVDEIILGHFNAGFSAQDFTASLVLQASDDFRFKPALRVENACATGSAAVHQGIKTLAAGQARIVLVVGVEQMTTTPPADIGNNLLKASYLPEDGDTPAGFAGVFGMIADKYFQRYGDQSDALAGIAAKNHRNGVSNPYAQLRKDLGFEFCRAESDKNPFVAGPLKRTDCSLVSDGAAAIVLADTATALSFDKAVAFRSQAHVSDFLPMSKRDILDFDGCSVAWSRALEAARLTLDDLSFVETHDCFTIAELIEYEAMGLAPKGEGARVVADGTTQMDGKLPVNPSGGLKAKGHPIGATGVSMHALTAMQLTGRAGDMQVSNPKLGGIFNMGGAAVANYVSILEPIK
- a CDS encoding protein-tyrosine phosphatase family protein; the protein is MSGIFPVAQLGAGQLSLVIRPEPHRVPETVSGWVTHGITSVISMLEHEEACELGLLDEEAVCLERGLSFTSFPIPDFTVPDDMSRCRTLAETLAQSARQGDHLAFHCRGTIGRSPMMLASLLVIDNREPGAIWSMIRNARGVEVPDTREQEDWLYRFADQLKTS
- a CDS encoding DUF3750 domain-containing protein — translated: MILRLLKITLAALFVIWLLPLSLHAALWVTQEQPQSWHAADWSSTGQLPEASTFDKALVQIYAARTGRWRGIFADHTWLVIKDRAANRYERYDVVGWGRPVRRNAYAADGRWYSNQPRLIHAVYGAEAEALIPAIRNAIRSYPHSERGDYTVWPGPNSNTFVSYVIAHTPGLDAALPPTAFGKDFSPRAFEFSPTPSDTGIRLSLGGYFGLSLGWAEGLEVHMAGAVAGVDIRYPAIKLPGFGRIGTELPFQQPTKAGSLAERANAS